The genomic segment AAATAATTTATTTAACCAACGATTACATTATGTCCATCTCTTTCAAACAAATTCTTTATTCTTTGCATTTCAAACTTTGAAGGAGGATCAACGGGTGGCATTTTATATTCCAATCCAATTCTTTCATATTTTGAAGTACCGAGCTTGTGGTAAGGCAGCAATTGGACTTTATCCAAGGAATCTCCTAATTTTTTGCATATTCGAGAAATGGTTTTAAGATTTTCATCATCATCATTGATACTAGGAATGACAGGAACTCTTATTTGTATAGGAATTTTTTTTTCGGCAATATTAAACAAATTATGTAAGATCACGCTACTTGATACGCCAATAAATTTAGATGACTTTTCATCGTCGATAATCTTTAAGTCATAAAGAAAAAGATCAACATAAGGAAGTAAGGGTTCATATTTCCCCCAATCTACACAACCAGATGTATCAAGAGCCGTATGTAGACCTCGATACTTGCTCTCTTTAAGTAACTCATATGCAAATAAATTCTGCACCATGGGTTCTCCACCCGAAATAGTTATTCCCCCTCCTGTTTTTTCATAATAAAGTCTATCTTTCTCTACAATTTTCATTACCTCATCAACGCACATTGACTTTGATGTAAAATACAAGGCTTTCGGATAACAAACCTTTGCACAATCTCCACATTCGCTACAAAGATTTCGATCTAAACTTATTGCAGTAATATCTTTTTTTAAAATCTTTGAATAGGTTGGCTTTGTTTTATTTAAGGCCTTTTGCTTACATACTTTTAGACATTCACCGCAATCTTCC from the Desulfovermiculus halophilus DSM 18834 genome contains:
- a CDS encoding glycyl-radical enzyme activating protein, which encodes MKNESSGLVFDIQRYTLHDGPGIRTMIFLQGCPLHCFWCHSPDSQSFVGRLAVMPILCVGVEDCGECLKVCKQKALNKTKPTYSKILKKDITAISLDRNLCSECGDCAKVCYPKALYFTSKSMCVDEVMKIVEKDRLYYEKTGGGITISGGEPMVQNLFAYELLKESKYRGLHTALDTSGCVDWGKYEPLLPYVDLFLYDLKIIDDEKSSKFIGVSSSVILHNLFNIAEKKIPIQIRVPVIPSINDDDENLKTISRICKKLGDSLDKVQLLPYHKLGTSKYERIGLEYKMPPVDPPSKFEMQRIKNLFERDGHNVIVG